From Pseudomonas putida, one genomic window encodes:
- the cobC gene encoding alpha-ribazole phosphatase family protein, with translation MMLHLLRHGETEQGGGLRGSLDDALTELGWAQMRSAVEDRAPWQVVVSSPLQRCARFADELGERLGLTVQREADLQELHFGEWEGRSALQIMQTQADELGRFWADPYSYTPPGGEAVSAFAQRVLGAVARLHQQHAGKQVLLVTHGGVMRLLLARARGLPKEQLLQVEVGHGALVRLSLGGDGQLTEVH, from the coding sequence ATGATGCTGCACTTGTTGCGCCACGGTGAAACCGAACAGGGTGGCGGTTTGCGTGGCAGCCTGGACGATGCCCTCACCGAACTGGGCTGGGCGCAGATGCGCAGTGCCGTGGAGGATCGCGCCCCTTGGCAAGTAGTGGTCAGCTCACCCTTGCAGCGTTGTGCGCGGTTTGCCGATGAGCTGGGTGAACGGCTGGGTTTGACGGTGCAGCGCGAAGCCGATCTGCAAGAGCTGCACTTCGGTGAGTGGGAAGGGCGCAGCGCCCTGCAGATCATGCAGACGCAAGCGGATGAGCTGGGACGTTTCTGGGCCGATCCTTACAGCTATACGCCGCCCGGCGGTGAGGCCGTCAGTGCGTTCGCCCAGCGGGTGCTGGGGGCTGTCGCCCGCTTGCATCAGCAGCATGCCGGCAAGCAGGTGTTGCTGGTCACCCACGGTGGTGTCATGCGCCTGCTGCTGGCGCGTGCGCGCGGTTTGCCCAAGGAGCAGTTGCTGCAGGTCGAAGTGGGCCACGGCGCGCTTGTACGTCTTAGCCTGGGCGGAGACGGCCAATTGACCGAGGTGCACTGA
- the cobD gene encoding threonine-phosphate decarboxylase CobD gives MLEHGGRLLRAVRQYGIAREAWLDLSSGIAPWAYPVPPIPAHAWARLPETEDGLEEAARQYYGVGQLLPVAGSQAAIQALPHLRPSGRVGVLSPCYAEHPQAWRRAGHHVIELDESEAQACLDSLDVLVLVNPNNPTGHRVPRDRLLAWHARLAERGGWLVVDEAFMDNTPEHSVAGCAERPGLIVLRSFGKFFGLAGVRLGCVAAEQPLLRRMADLLGPWTVSGPTRVLAQACFADRAAHPLQIERCARASQRLARLLENTGLAPAGGCDLFQYVRYERAAHLHDFLARRGILVRLFEQPPAVRLGLPACAAEEQRLAQALADYQKEMA, from the coding sequence ATGCTTGAACATGGCGGCCGACTGCTCAGGGCAGTGCGGCAATACGGGATTGCCCGGGAGGCCTGGCTCGATCTGTCCAGCGGTATTGCGCCGTGGGCCTACCCGGTGCCGCCGATCCCGGCGCACGCCTGGGCGCGGCTACCCGAGACCGAAGACGGCCTCGAAGAGGCGGCCCGCCAGTACTACGGTGTTGGCCAGTTGTTGCCGGTAGCGGGCTCGCAAGCGGCGATCCAGGCCCTTCCGCATCTGCGCCCGAGCGGTCGTGTCGGGGTGCTGTCGCCGTGCTATGCCGAGCATCCACAGGCCTGGCGACGCGCCGGGCATCACGTGATCGAACTGGATGAAAGCGAGGCCCAGGCGTGCCTGGACAGCCTCGATGTGCTGGTGCTGGTCAACCCGAACAACCCCACCGGCCACCGCGTGCCGCGCGATCGCCTGCTGGCATGGCATGCCCGCTTGGCCGAGCGCGGCGGCTGGTTGGTGGTGGATGAAGCCTTCATGGACAACACGCCCGAGCACAGCGTGGCCGGTTGCGCCGAACGCCCTGGGCTGATCGTGCTGCGCTCGTTCGGCAAGTTCTTCGGCCTGGCCGGTGTGCGCTTGGGCTGCGTGGCAGCCGAGCAGCCACTGTTGCGGCGCATGGCCGACCTGCTGGGCCCATGGACCGTCAGTGGCCCGACCCGGGTGCTGGCCCAGGCGTGTTTCGCCGACCGGGCAGCGCACCCGCTGCAGATCGAGCGTTGTGCCCGTGCCAGCCAACGGCTTGCCCGGCTGCTGGAAAACACCGGCCTGGCCCCCGCAGGTGGTTGCGACCTGTTCCAGTACGTACGCTACGAGCGCGCAGCGCACCTGCATGACTTTCTGGCCCGCCGCGGCATCCTGGTGCGCCTGTTCGAACAGCCACCTGCCGTGCGCCTGGGCCTGCCCGCCTGCGCTGCTGAAGAGCAGCGGCTGGCCCAGGCCCTGGCCGATTATCAGAAGGAAATGGCATGA
- the bluB gene encoding 5,6-dimethylbenzimidazole synthase: MSEHAFSDAERAAVYRAIGERRDMRHFAGGSVAPDVLGRLLGAAHQAPSVGLMQPWRFIRISQGDLRGRIQALVEEERVRTAQALGERSDAFMKLKVEGINDCAEVLVAALMDNREPHIFGRRTLPEMDLASLACAIQNLWLAARAEGLGLGWVSLFDPQALAALLGMPAGAKPVAVLCLGPVTEFYPAPMLVMENWAQERPLSDMLYENHWGERP, translated from the coding sequence ATGAGCGAGCACGCCTTCAGCGATGCCGAGCGCGCGGCCGTCTACCGGGCAATCGGCGAGCGCCGCGACATGCGCCACTTCGCCGGCGGCAGCGTTGCGCCTGACGTGCTCGGCCGCCTGCTCGGCGCGGCGCACCAGGCCCCCAGCGTTGGCCTGATGCAGCCTTGGCGGTTCATCCGCATCAGCCAGGGGGATCTGCGCGGGCGGATCCAGGCGCTGGTCGAGGAGGAGCGGGTGCGCACGGCCCAGGCCTTGGGCGAGCGCAGCGACGCCTTCATGAAGCTCAAGGTAGAAGGCATCAACGACTGCGCCGAAGTCCTGGTGGCGGCATTGATGGACAACCGCGAGCCACATATTTTCGGCCGGCGGACCTTGCCGGAAATGGACCTCGCCTCGCTCGCCTGCGCCATTCAGAACCTGTGGCTGGCGGCCCGTGCCGAAGGGCTGGGGCTGGGCTGGGTATCGTTGTTCGACCCGCAGGCATTGGCTGCGCTGCTGGGCATGCCTGCCGGCGCCAAACCGGTGGCGGTGCTGTGCCTGGGGCCTGTGACCGAGTTCTATCCGGCCCCCATGCTGGTGATGGAAAACTGGGCCCAGGAACGGCCTTTGAGCGACATGCTGTATGAGAACCACTGGGGAGAGCGCCCATGA
- a CDS encoding adenosylcobinamide-GDP ribazoletransferase, which produces MLPFWIALQFLSSLPVRLPGMPEPREVGRSLLCYPLVGLLFGLLLWLASHLLQGAPAPLHAALLLALWVLLSGALHLDGLADSADAWLGGFGDRERTLKIMKDPRSGPIAVVTLVLVLLLKFCALWVLVERGAGALLVLAPVIGRAAMLGLFLGTPYVRPGGLGQALAEHLPRRTARWVLVGSLLFCLLLGGWSALWVGLLAFAVFCWLRQLMCQRLGGTTGDTAGAVLELLELAVVLGLALGM; this is translated from the coding sequence ATGCTGCCTTTTTGGATTGCCCTGCAGTTTCTCAGCAGCCTGCCGGTACGCTTGCCCGGTATGCCTGAACCGCGTGAGGTGGGGCGCTCGCTGCTGTGCTATCCGCTGGTCGGATTGCTGTTCGGGCTGTTGCTGTGGCTTGCCAGCCATCTGTTGCAAGGCGCGCCGGCACCTTTGCACGCGGCGTTGCTGTTGGCCCTATGGGTATTGCTCAGTGGTGCGCTGCACCTGGACGGCCTGGCAGACAGCGCTGATGCGTGGCTGGGTGGGTTCGGCGATCGCGAGCGCACGCTCAAGATCATGAAGGACCCGCGCAGCGGGCCGATTGCCGTGGTCACCCTGGTGCTGGTGTTGTTGCTGAAGTTCTGTGCGCTGTGGGTGCTTGTCGAGCGGGGTGCGGGTGCACTGCTGGTGCTGGCACCTGTGATTGGGCGGGCAGCGATGCTGGGGCTGTTCCTGGGCACGCCATACGTGCGCCCTGGCGGGCTTGGGCAAGCGCTGGCCGAGCACCTGCCGCGTCGCACGGCGCGCTGGGTGCTGGTGGGCAGTTTGCTGTTCTGCCTGCTGCTGGGAGGCTGGAGTGCGCTGTGGGTGGGCCTGCTGGCGTTCGCGGTGTTCTGCTGGTTACGACAGCTGATGTGCCAGCGCTTGGGCGGGACCACTGGCGATACCGCGGGGGCAGTGCTGGAGTTGCTGGAGCTGGCCGTGGTGCTGGGGCTCGCTTTGGGGATGTAG
- a CDS encoding glycoside hydrolase family 5 protein has protein sequence MGFWSTPRHGGNSFNRLPPDQAYFDALRGYGATWVRLSYDKWQPAQRDFLLGSADHYRGLAETDLKTLRETLDRAHEAGLKVVIAPLSLPGMRWSQNNQGQFDDRLWQDKQYWAQAADFWRDLARELKGHPAIAAYNLINEPAPEREGGLAEHAPERHMQQWYAREKGGTRDLPGFYRQLLLAIREVDTLMPVMLDAGWYAAADALSYWPEPLKDQRVLYSIHMYEPYAATSAPNMARKKPYAYPGPVPFAGQTWHWDGKRVEQYLEQPLAWMAANNVPRERLVVGEFGCMRRLPGCRQYLEDVLSVLDRNQLHWAFYSFREDSWDGMDYELGSAKVPWRYWQAIDNGAPDPLARSATEAFEPIRRRLSPQQR, from the coding sequence ATGGGTTTCTGGAGCACCCCGCGCCACGGCGGTAACAGCTTCAACCGCCTGCCACCCGATCAGGCTTACTTCGACGCTTTGCGCGGTTATGGCGCCACCTGGGTGCGGTTGTCCTATGACAAATGGCAACCTGCGCAGCGCGACTTTCTGTTGGGTAGCGCCGACCATTACCGGGGCTTGGCCGAAACGGACCTCAAAACACTGCGTGAAACACTTGATCGTGCGCATGAGGCTGGCCTGAAGGTCGTGATTGCCCCACTTTCGCTGCCGGGCATGCGCTGGTCGCAAAACAACCAGGGCCAGTTCGATGACCGCCTGTGGCAAGACAAGCAGTACTGGGCCCAGGCGGCCGATTTCTGGCGTGACCTGGCGCGCGAGCTCAAGGGCCACCCGGCCATCGCTGCCTACAACCTGATCAACGAACCTGCACCGGAGCGTGAGGGCGGCCTTGCCGAGCATGCGCCCGAGCGGCACATGCAGCAGTGGTATGCGCGCGAAAAGGGCGGTACACGTGATCTGCCCGGCTTTTACCGGCAACTGCTGCTGGCGATCCGTGAGGTGGATACGCTCATGCCAGTCATGCTCGACGCTGGTTGGTATGCAGCAGCCGATGCTTTGAGCTACTGGCCCGAGCCGCTCAAGGATCAGCGGGTGCTGTACAGCATTCACATGTACGAGCCCTATGCCGCCACCAGCGCGCCAAACATGGCGCGCAAAAAACCGTATGCCTATCCAGGGCCGGTACCCTTTGCCGGGCAAACCTGGCACTGGGATGGCAAACGGGTAGAGCAGTACCTTGAGCAGCCGCTGGCGTGGATGGCGGCCAACAACGTGCCGCGTGAGCGCCTGGTCGTTGGCGAGTTCGGTTGCATGCGCCGCTTGCCGGGCTGCAGGCAGTACCTTGAAGACGTGCTCAGCGTGCTTGATCGCAACCAGTTGCACTGGGCCTTCTACAGCTTCCGTGAGGACAGCTGGGATGGCATGGACTATGAGCTGGGTTCGGCCAAGGTGCCCTGGCGCTATTGGCAAGCCATCGATAACGGGGCACCGGACCCGCTGGCGCGCAGCGCTACCGAAGCATTCGAGCCGATCCGCCGACGTTTGAGCCCGCAGCAGCGCTGA
- a CDS encoding cobyrinate a,c-diamide synthase yields MSQTRHCPAVLIAAPASGQGKTTVTAALARLHRNLGRKVRVFKCGPDFLDPMILERASGAPVYQLDLWMIGAQESRRLLWDAAGEADLILIEGVMGLFDGTPSSADLARHFGVPVLAVIDGTAMAQTFGALALGLARYQPDLPFAGVLANRVGSLRHAQLLEGSLTEGLRWYGGLSRERGIELPSRHLGLVQASELNDLDARLDAAAQALGSSCDAALPPPVAFAAPQDVPCTASLAGVRIGVARDAAFAFTYGANLDLLRNLGAQLAFFSPLHDRALPDVDSLYLPGGYPELYHHALAANAPMCAAIRAHHGAGKPLLAECGGMLYLLDALTDVAGERAALLGLLPGEATMQKRLAALALQAVELPEGTLRGHTYHHSLTSTELQPIARGLSPNGGRGNEAVYRLGRLTASYVHFYFPSNPEAAAALLRP; encoded by the coding sequence GTGAGTCAGACGCGCCACTGCCCAGCCGTCCTGATCGCAGCACCGGCATCTGGCCAGGGCAAGACCACCGTGACCGCAGCCCTGGCCCGCCTGCACCGCAACCTTGGGCGCAAGGTCCGTGTGTTCAAATGCGGGCCTGATTTTCTCGACCCGATGATCCTCGAGCGTGCCAGCGGGGCGCCAGTGTACCAGCTCGACCTGTGGATGATCGGTGCGCAGGAAAGCCGCCGCCTGCTGTGGGACGCGGCGGGTGAGGCCGACCTTATCCTGATAGAGGGCGTGATGGGGCTGTTCGACGGCACCCCGTCCAGTGCCGACCTGGCGCGCCACTTCGGCGTGCCGGTGTTGGCGGTGATCGATGGCACGGCCATGGCCCAGACCTTTGGTGCACTGGCCCTGGGGCTGGCGCGCTACCAGCCCGACCTGCCGTTCGCTGGGGTGCTCGCCAACCGTGTCGGCAGCCTGCGCCACGCGCAGTTGCTCGAAGGCAGCCTGACCGAAGGCCTGCGCTGGTACGGCGGGCTGTCGCGCGAGCGCGGTATCGAGCTGCCCAGCCGCCACCTGGGGTTGGTGCAGGCCAGCGAGCTGAATGACCTGGATGCGCGTCTGGACGCTGCCGCCCAGGCACTGGGCAGCAGCTGCGATGCCGCATTGCCGCCGCCGGTGGCATTCGCCGCGCCGCAGGACGTGCCCTGCACCGCCTCGCTGGCGGGTGTGCGCATTGGCGTCGCCCGGGACGCAGCGTTCGCCTTCACCTACGGCGCCAACCTCGACCTGCTGCGCAACCTGGGCGCACAGCTGGCGTTCTTCTCACCGCTGCACGACCGCGCGTTGCCCGATGTAGACAGCCTGTACCTGCCGGGCGGCTACCCGGAGCTGTACCACCATGCGCTGGCCGCCAACGCCCCGATGTGCGCCGCGATCCGTGCGCACCACGGCGCCGGCAAGCCGTTGCTGGCCGAGTGCGGTGGCATGCTCTACCTGCTCGATGCCCTGACCGACGTAGCCGGTGAACGTGCAGCGCTGCTCGGCCTGCTGCCCGGCGAGGCGACCATGCAAAAACGCTTGGCGGCGCTGGCCCTGCAAGCTGTGGAGCTGCCCGAAGGCACTCTGCGCGGCCACACCTACCACCACTCCCTGACCAGCACCGAGCTGCAGCCCATCGCGCGCGGCCTGAGCCCCAACGGCGGGCGCGGCAACGAGGCGGTCTACCGCCTTGGGCGGCTCACTGCATCCTATGTGCACTTCTATTTCCCCTCCAACCCAGAGGCGGCGGCGGCGCTGTTGCGGCCATGA
- the cobU gene encoding bifunctional adenosylcobinamide kinase/adenosylcobinamide-phosphate guanylyltransferase, with protein MRNLILGGARSGKSRLAEQLAAGSGLPVAYIATSEPLDGEMNERVRQHRQRRPSDWALIEEPLALAAALRAEAGEGRCLLVDCLTLWLTNLLMLDDDQRLARERDALLDCLEQLPGVIILVSNETGLGVVPMGELTRRYVDQAGWLHQAVAERCQRVVLTVAGLPLMLKGPAL; from the coding sequence ATGCGCAACCTGATCCTCGGCGGTGCCCGTTCGGGCAAGAGCCGCCTGGCCGAACAACTGGCAGCCGGTAGCGGCCTGCCGGTGGCCTATATCGCCACCAGCGAACCCCTCGACGGCGAAATGAACGAACGGGTACGCCAGCACCGCCAGCGCCGGCCAAGCGATTGGGCGCTGATCGAAGAGCCGCTCGCCCTGGCTGCCGCGCTGCGCGCCGAAGCGGGCGAAGGGCGCTGCCTGCTGGTGGACTGCCTGACCCTGTGGCTGACCAATCTGTTGATGCTCGACGACGATCAGCGCCTGGCCCGAGAGCGCGATGCACTGCTCGACTGCCTGGAGCAATTGCCCGGCGTGATCATTCTGGTCAGCAATGAAACCGGCCTGGGTGTAGTGCCCATGGGCGAGCTGACCCGGCGCTATGTCGACCAGGCCGGCTGGCTGCACCAGGCCGTCGCCGAACGTTGCCAGCGCGTGGTACTCACCGTCGCTGGCCTGCCCCTGATGCTCAAAGGACCTGCTCTATGA
- a CDS encoding MarR family winged helix-turn-helix transcriptional regulator — protein MLTSECICTHLRRAARGVSRHYDEALEGFGINVAQFSLLRHLQRLDRPSITTLAEAMGLERSTLGRNLRVLEAEGLVALAEGDDQRNRVVLLTDAGASRLQAAYPAWELAQQVLVQRLGEGQRDQLVRLLAELA, from the coding sequence ATGTTGACCAGTGAATGCATCTGCACCCACCTGCGTCGTGCCGCCCGTGGGGTGAGCCGGCATTACGACGAAGCCCTCGAAGGTTTCGGCATCAACGTCGCCCAATTTTCCCTATTGCGCCACCTGCAGCGGCTCGACCGGCCGAGTATCACCACCCTGGCTGAAGCCATGGGCCTGGAGCGCAGCACCCTTGGCCGCAACCTGAGGGTGCTGGAAGCCGAAGGCTTGGTAGCTTTGGCTGAGGGGGATGACCAGCGCAACCGTGTCGTGCTGTTGACTGACGCGGGGGCGAGCCGCTTGCAAGCGGCCTACCCAGCATGGGAGCTGGCGCAGCAAGTACTGGTGCAGCGATTGGGTGAGGGGCAGCGCGACCAGTTGGTGCGTTTGCTGGCAGAACTGGCTTGA
- a CDS encoding cobyric acid synthase, with the protein MTTLMVQGTTSDAGKSTLVTALCRWLLRQGVAVVPFKPQNMALNSAVTADGGEIGRAQAVQAQACRLAPHTDMNPVLLKPNSDTGAQVIIHGRAVTSMNAVAYHDYKAIAMQAVLASHQRLSGQYPVVMVEGAGSPAEINLRAGDIANMGFAEAVDCPVILVADINRGGVFAHLVGTLELLSPTEQARVKGFVINRFRGDIALLQPGLDWLEQRTGKPVLGVLPYVTDLHLEAEDGIDVRQAAKDERVLKVIVPVLPRISNHTDFDPLRLHPQVDLQFIGPGQPIPPADLIILPGSKSVRGDLAQLRARGWDTAIARHLRYGGKLIGICGGLQMLGREVHDPLGLEGPAGSSPGLGLLDYATVLEAEKQLRNVAGALHLGQSPVAGYEIHAGVTQGPALERPAVQLADGRSDGAISADGQILATYLHGLFEGSQSCAALLRWAGLADVQQIDYQALRERDIERLADLVEKHLDTAQLRKLCGLA; encoded by the coding sequence ATGACCACCCTCATGGTGCAAGGCACCACCTCCGACGCCGGCAAGAGCACGCTGGTGACCGCCCTGTGCCGGTGGCTGCTGCGCCAGGGGGTGGCCGTGGTGCCGTTCAAGCCGCAGAACATGGCACTCAACAGTGCCGTGACTGCCGATGGCGGTGAGATCGGCCGCGCCCAGGCGGTGCAGGCCCAGGCTTGCCGCCTGGCGCCGCACACCGACATGAACCCGGTGCTGCTCAAGCCCAACAGTGACACCGGCGCCCAGGTCATCATCCATGGCCGCGCGGTCACCAGCATGAATGCGGTGGCCTATCACGACTACAAGGCCATCGCCATGCAGGCGGTACTGGCGTCCCACCAGCGCCTCAGCGGCCAGTACCCGGTGGTGATGGTCGAAGGTGCAGGTTCGCCTGCCGAGATCAACCTGCGTGCGGGTGACATCGCCAACATGGGGTTCGCCGAAGCGGTCGACTGCCCGGTGATTCTGGTCGCCGACATCAATCGCGGCGGCGTTTTCGCCCACCTGGTCGGTACCCTGGAACTGCTGTCGCCGACCGAGCAGGCCCGGGTCAAGGGCTTCGTCATCAACCGTTTCCGTGGCGACATCGCCCTGCTGCAGCCGGGCCTGGACTGGCTGGAGCAGCGCACGGGCAAGCCGGTGCTGGGTGTGCTGCCGTATGTCACCGACCTGCACCTGGAGGCCGAAGACGGCATCGATGTACGCCAGGCGGCCAAGGATGAGCGCGTGCTCAAGGTGATCGTGCCGGTGCTGCCGCGCATCAGCAATCACACCGACTTCGACCCATTGCGCCTGCATCCTCAGGTGGACCTGCAGTTCATCGGCCCTGGCCAGCCGATTCCGCCTGCCGACCTGATCATCCTGCCTGGCTCCAAAAGCGTGCGTGGTGATCTGGCGCAACTGCGCGCGCGCGGTTGGGATACCGCCATCGCCCGCCATCTGCGCTACGGTGGCAAGCTCATCGGTATCTGTGGCGGCCTGCAGATGCTGGGCCGTGAGGTGCATGATCCGCTCGGCCTCGAGGGGCCTGCCGGGTCCAGCCCGGGGCTGGGCCTGCTCGATTACGCCACGGTGCTTGAGGCCGAGAAGCAGCTGCGCAACGTAGCCGGGGCCTTGCACCTCGGACAGTCGCCTGTGGCCGGTTACGAAATCCATGCCGGCGTCACCCAAGGCCCCGCGCTGGAGCGCCCCGCCGTGCAACTGGCCGATGGCCGCAGCGACGGAGCCATCAGCGCCGACGGGCAGATCCTCGCCACCTACCTGCATGGCCTGTTCGAAGGCAGCCAGTCATGCGCAGCGCTGCTGCGTTGGGCGGGCCTGGCGGACGTGCAGCAGATCGATTACCAGGCCCTGCGCGAACGGGATATCGAACGCCTGGCCGACCTGGTGGAAAAGCACCTGGACACCGCGCAACTGCGCAAACTTTGTGGGCTCGCCTGA
- the cobT gene encoding nicotinate-nucleotide--dimethylbenzimidazole phosphoribosyltransferase, which produces MNSTWWLDACQPLDTAAMDQARARQQQLTKPAGSLGQLEHLAVHLAGLQGVERPSLDQVAITLFAGDHGVVEEGISAYPQAVTGQMLRNFVGGGAAISVLARQLQARLDVVDLGTIDPNLQLPGVRHLCLGAGTANFARQPAMTEVQLRAALQAGRDSALRAAQNGAQLFIGGEMGIGNTTAAAALASTLLGCPARELSGPGTGLDSAGVRHKAEVIERALVLHGLRADDPLQALACVGGFEIAALAGAYLACAQQGIAVLVDGFICSVAALVAVRLNPHCRAWLLFAHQGAEPGHKALLEALQAEPLLALGLRLGEGSGAALAVPLLRMACVLHGQMATFAEAAVADRPA; this is translated from the coding sequence ATGAATTCGACCTGGTGGCTTGATGCCTGCCAACCTCTGGACACCGCCGCCATGGATCAGGCCCGCGCCCGTCAGCAGCAGCTGACCAAACCTGCCGGGTCGCTCGGCCAGCTGGAACACCTGGCTGTGCACCTGGCCGGGCTGCAGGGGGTTGAGCGACCGAGCCTGGATCAGGTCGCCATCACCCTCTTTGCCGGTGACCATGGCGTGGTCGAGGAGGGGATTTCGGCCTATCCGCAGGCGGTCACCGGGCAGATGTTGCGCAACTTCGTCGGCGGCGGCGCAGCGATCAGCGTGCTGGCGCGCCAACTGCAGGCAAGGCTGGACGTGGTCGACCTCGGCACCATCGACCCGAACCTGCAATTGCCTGGTGTTCGCCACCTGTGCCTGGGTGCCGGCACCGCCAACTTCGCCCGCCAGCCGGCGATGACCGAGGTGCAACTGCGGGCGGCCCTGCAAGCCGGCCGTGACAGCGCCCTGCGCGCAGCCCAGAACGGCGCGCAGCTGTTCATCGGTGGCGAGATGGGCATTGGCAATACCACGGCTGCTGCAGCGCTGGCCAGCACCCTGCTGGGCTGCCCGGCGCGCGAACTCAGTGGCCCAGGCACTGGCCTGGACAGCGCAGGGGTCCGCCACAAGGCTGAGGTGATAGAGCGCGCTTTGGTGCTGCACGGCCTGCGTGCCGACGACCCGCTGCAGGCGCTGGCCTGTGTGGGTGGTTTTGAGATCGCCGCCCTGGCCGGCGCCTACCTGGCCTGTGCACAGCAGGGCATAGCGGTGTTGGTGGACGGCTTCATCTGCAGCGTCGCCGCGCTGGTAGCCGTGCGCCTGAACCCACACTGCCGGGCCTGGCTGCTGTTTGCCCACCAAGGTGCCGAGCCTGGGCACAAGGCGTTGCTCGAGGCCCTGCAGGCCGAGCCGCTGCTGGCCCTGGGGCTGCGCCTGGGCGAGGGCAGCGGTGCGGCGCTGGCGGTGCCACTGTTGCGCATGGCCTGCGTGCTGCATGGGCAGATGGCGACCTTTGCCGAAGCAGCCGTGGCGGACCGGCCGGCATGA
- the cbiB gene encoding adenosylcobinamide-phosphate synthase CbiB — MSVALLTVAGVALDALFGEPQRRHPLVAFGNLASSLEQRLNAGGRGWRSHGVSAWFLAVVPLTLVALILSWLPYIGWLVDVLALYCALGLRSLGEHVLPVASALRQGDLEAARRRVGYLVSRETRELDEPAVARAATESVLENGSDAVFAALFWFIVAGAPGVVLYRLSNTLDAMWGYRNERFERFGWCAARIDDVLNYIPARLVALTYALLGKTRLALACWRSQGPLWDSPNAGPVMAAGAGALGVELGGPAVYHGERHERPRLGEGPVADAGAIERGWALVQRGVWLWLLVICVGAYCNA, encoded by the coding sequence ATGAGTGTCGCCTTGCTGACCGTGGCCGGTGTGGCCCTGGATGCATTGTTCGGCGAGCCGCAGCGGCGCCATCCGCTGGTGGCCTTCGGTAACCTGGCGTCGAGCCTGGAGCAGCGCCTGAATGCCGGTGGGCGTGGTTGGCGCAGCCACGGCGTGAGTGCCTGGTTCCTGGCCGTGGTGCCCTTGACCCTGGTGGCGCTGATCCTCTCCTGGCTGCCCTACATTGGCTGGCTGGTGGATGTGCTGGCGCTGTACTGCGCCCTGGGCCTGCGCAGCCTTGGCGAGCATGTGCTGCCGGTCGCCAGCGCGCTGCGCCAGGGTGATCTGGAGGCGGCGAGGCGCCGCGTCGGTTACCTGGTCAGCCGCGAGACCCGCGAGCTCGACGAGCCGGCCGTGGCCAGGGCCGCAACCGAATCGGTGCTGGAGAACGGCAGCGATGCCGTGTTCGCCGCGCTGTTCTGGTTCATCGTGGCCGGAGCGCCGGGCGTGGTCCTGTACCGCCTGAGCAATACGCTGGATGCCATGTGGGGCTACCGCAATGAACGCTTTGAGCGCTTCGGGTGGTGCGCGGCGCGCATCGACGATGTACTCAACTATATTCCCGCAAGGCTGGTGGCACTGACCTACGCCTTGCTCGGCAAAACCCGCCTGGCGCTGGCCTGTTGGCGCAGCCAAGGCCCGTTGTGGGACAGCCCTAACGCCGGGCCGGTGATGGCGGCGGGGGCCGGTGCGCTGGGTGTCGAACTCGGTGGCCCGGCGGTGTATCACGGTGAGCGCCACGAGCGCCCGCGCCTGGGCGAAGGCCCGGTGGCCGATGCCGGTGCCATCGAGCGCGGCTGGGCCCTGGTGCAGCGTGGCGTGTGGTTGTGGTTGCTGGTGATCTGCGTGGGAGCCTACTGCAATGCTTGA
- the cobO gene encoding cob(I)yrinic acid a,c-diamide adenosyltransferase has product MSETTERDERHLARMQRKKAIIDERIANSPNECGLLLVLTGNGKGKSSSAFGMLARALGHGMQCGVVQFIKGRNSTGEELFFRRFPEQVRYHVMGEGFTWETQDRQRDIAAAEAAWAVSRQLLQDPSVQFVVLDELNIALKHGYLDLDQVLGDIQARPPMQHVIVTGRAAKAEMIELADTVTEMGMLKHAFQAGIRAQKGVEL; this is encoded by the coding sequence ATGAGCGAAACCACCGAACGCGACGAACGTCACCTGGCGCGCATGCAGCGCAAGAAGGCGATCATCGACGAGCGCATCGCCAATTCCCCTAATGAGTGCGGCCTGCTGCTGGTGCTGACCGGCAATGGCAAGGGCAAGAGCAGTTCGGCGTTCGGCATGCTCGCACGCGCCTTGGGCCATGGCATGCAGTGTGGCGTGGTGCAGTTCATCAAGGGCCGCAACAGTACCGGCGAGGAGCTGTTCTTCCGGCGCTTCCCCGAGCAGGTGCGTTACCACGTGATGGGCGAAGGCTTCACCTGGGAAACCCAGGACCGCCAGCGCGACATTGCCGCCGCTGAGGCAGCCTGGGCGGTTTCACGCCAGCTGCTGCAGGACCCGAGCGTCCAGTTCGTGGTGCTCGACGAGCTGAACATCGCCCTCAAGCACGGCTACCTCGACCTCGATCAGGTGCTTGGCGACATCCAGGCGCGCCCCCCCATGCAGCATGTGATCGTCACTGGCCGCGCGGCCAAAGCCGAAATGATCGAACTGGCCGACACCGTTACCGAGATGGGCATGCTCAAGCATGCCTTCCAGGCGGGTATCCGTGCACAGAAGGGCGTCGAACTGTGA